In the genome of Arachis stenosperma cultivar V10309 chromosome 2, arast.V10309.gnm1.PFL2, whole genome shotgun sequence, the window AATGACAttaaaaggggaacagttacttcaacatttttgaagatttctaccatttttgGGTCAAGTTCCATCTGCTTTCTGGGCTTTCTTGCAAGGTGTTGAAATGGGATAGGGGTAATGTCTTTGGTAGTTTTAGCTCCTTCTGGTGTGCCATTCTCTGGTTGAGTTACTTCTTCTTCAACTGTTTCTTGTACTTCATCTTCCTTTTCAACATCCTCCACTTCAAGCATGTCTTCAGCTGGTGCGTGTTCTAGTTGGCTTGGCTCATCAGGATTCTTCTCTTGCAGTGTGGTTCTGGACCTCAAgatgatggcattgatgccacccTTGGGGTTGGGTAAGGGTTGAGAAGGAATTTCACTGGAGCTTGAAGGCTGGTTGTTAGAGTTATTcagtgatccaatctgtgaggTAAGAGCTTGCAAGGTAGAGTTCAGACCGTTTAAGGTAGAAGTAAGGTTGTTTTCCATGGTCTTCTGTCTCTAATCAATAGAGTGCAGTAACTCATCATTGGAAGAGGAAGAGGGGTAAGTGATCTGAGGGATTTGCTGAGACGCTTTGGGCTGCCTTAGGTGAGGTGCTCTGTAAGCCTGGTTTTGGTTCTGCTGTTAATAGGTAGGATTCTACTGATACCGACTCTGCTGGTTGTTGttattattccacctctgattttgTTGGCcgtctctgcctcctctgttatagTTGTCCCTCCAACATTGGTTAAAGTTCCCACCTTGGTTATAGTTGCCGCCTTGTTGATAGTATCCTTGATTCGGACGGTCATAGAAATTGTGAGTAGCTGCCACGATGTTGTCTTCATGTTGGAGTTGTGGACATTCATCAGTGTAATGATTATAATCAACGCATATTCCACATACTCTCTGAGGAACCAGTTGTTGACTATGTTGTGGTGAAGGGGGTTGAGATTGTTGTTGGCTTAGATGTATCTGCTTCAGTAGGTTGGTCATCTCACATATTGATTGTGTGAGAGCATTATTCTCATTGCTAGAGGAAACCTCTGCCACAGCCTTGGGGTGGTTATTCCTGTTGTGCTTGTGATTCCGAGCAGACTCAGCTAAGTCGGCGATCAGTTGCCATGCTTTTTCTGTGGTCTTGTATATTTTCAGAGAACCATTGCTCGTACCATCTAATGTAGTCTTGTCCTGAGGCTTCAGGCCTTGTGTGAAGTAGTTGATCAACACTAActtgtcaatcatgtggtgggggCATACATctagaagattattgaagcacTCCCAATACTCGTAAAGAGTCTCTGATTCGCCTTGAATAATCATTGAAATTTCTTTCCTCAGTCTATCAGTAACTTCAACTGGAAAGTATTTTTCTAGGAATTCTCTTCGAAGTGTGTCCCAATTAGTAACAACTGCTtcaggttgagtgtagtaccactccctcacctttccctcaagagaaaaCAGG includes:
- the LOC130962913 gene encoding uncharacterized protein LOC130962913, whose product is MHLKVEILYTHGDLCETSHVAFEAFILALFDYAQIVRVMQFHGLPAQEPLKHLRNFQTACSTVRCNGATETSILLAAFLFSLEGKVREWYYTQPEAVVTNWDTLRREFLEKYFPVEVTDRLRKEISMIIQGESETLYEYWECFNNLLDVCPHHMIDKLVLINYFTQGLKPQDKTTLDGTSNGSLKIYKTTEKAWQLIADLAESARNHKHNRNNHPKAVAEVSSSNENNALTQSICEMTNLLKQIHLSQQQSQPPSPQHSQQLVPQRVCGICVDYNHYTDECPQLQHEDNIVAATHNFYDRPNQGYYQQGGNYNQGGNFNQCWRDNYNRGGRDGQQNQRWNNNNNQQSRYQ